The genome window GCAACCGATCTTGATAAATATGATAAAGTAATCTAAGTGGAAAAACATTTCCAATAATTGCAGTATTGTAAAGAAACTCATGATCTGGATCTAATGAATTCGAAAGCTTGTCAATTAGAAAATTGGCTACATTTGTATTGATGTTTTTTGCAATTAGAGTATGCCATTCAATATTCCATTTCAAAGATGAAGGATTGAAAATTACAACATTCTCTTTTTCTAAACTATTTATAAAATTATCCAAATTATCTGAATAACCTAAAGTTTTTTCATACAATAACAAGGATAATTTGCCGAGATCGTTCTTATCAAATTCTAGCGAACTCGAAATAAAATCACTGATCTGCTGCTCTGTATAAGGTAAAATATGATGTTGTATCAATATATCAAATTTATGACAAATCTTATTTAGCTCCGTAAGTTCTGTCGAATTCAAACCATTACGTGAGCAGAGCAGGATTAGTAATCCTTCCCATTCTTGATTTCTAGTCAGATAATCAAGAAATTGTAACGATGCATCATCAGCCCACTGAATATCATCTAGAAAAAGTATTGCTGGTTCCTGTTTTCTATAACAAAGAGTGAGAAAATTAACTAGAGTAGAGAAAATAAAGAGATCATCATGAGGAAGTCTTAGATTGGTATCTTTCTCTGGATTATAAATCTTATTGAGTCCAGGAAATAAATTTATAATTGCCGAGAAGCTTTCTCCAATATTTGTCGCAATTGAATGTTTGATTTCTTGTAGATCGGATTCATTTTTGGTAAGTAGATATTTTAATGTTTCGTTTAGAATTTGTTTAACGGCATAATAAGGTATATTTCTTCTATCGATATCAAATTTTCCATTGAGTATGACTGCATGATGGCTTTGGACTATATTGTGATTATTAAGTATAGCAAATGTTTTACCTGTTCCTGACTCACCATGAATAAACAAACAAGTTCTTTTACCTGATTTAGTATTTTGTATACCTTCATTTAATTTTTCGGTGATATCGTTTCTATTGAGATTGATTTTAAATTTTTTTAAATACCCATTAGATTTCTCATACAAAGCAGTAGAATTCGGTATGAAGCCGAACTCATCTAAAGTGGATTGGATATGCTCCAAATCTTTGAGAAGATGTTCAGTACTTTGGTATCGATCATCTGGATTTTTTGAATACAATCTTTCTATGCATTCTATAATGATCGGCGGGATATTGCTTTTCTTACTAGAGATGAGAGGAGGTTGTTTGGCAATATGATGATGGATAATCTCTAACGGATCTTTGGATTGGAAAGGTACATGTCCAACTAACATTTCATAGAAAAGTATTCCAAGCGAATACAAATCGGATCTATGATCAATATCCAACTTAAGGCGACCTGTTCGCTCAGGTGAAATATAATAAAGATTGTCTGTCGTGAAATCACAATTGAATCTCATCGATCGATTGTTGATAGGGAAGGAAGAATAACCCAAACCAATCAGTTTTATTTTTGAATTGGAATTTTTATAAAAAATATTGCTAGGTTCTATACGATTGTATATTAAACCTTTTTCATGAATTTTTTGTAAAATTTTTGTAATTTGAATTGCAAATTTTAAGAATTCTTCAATTTCAAAATTGCCAATTACTTTTGATTCTGTCAGAAGATGATACGGGCAATTCTCAAAAACTAAACTGTAGCTTTGCGATTTCTGTAAAACAGATTCTAGCTTTAGGATCGATCCATCGTTGATTGTCTTACATACTTCAATTTCATTCAGAAAATAATGATCACCGTCATTATGAATATTTTCTTTCTGAATTCTTACAATTTTTGGTTCGGTTATCCCATGAAGTTCTCCTCGATATGTTGTCGAGAAGCTATCTTCCTTAATCATTTCGCTTATGCGAATTGTTGTATTGGGATATGAAATTGTCTTCATTGAATTAAAGTATCAAATTTTCTGCTTACGTGTATTGTAGAATAGAATTACATAATAAAGATCAGCCAAGAAAACTAAAACAGCGAGAACCAATACAAATGGCTGATCGGGAAAAAACAAAAAAAGAAACCAAGAAAAGAAAGCCGTACCAATGAATTTGGTCCATGCTATACCGTAAGAAAACTTACTTATATCACCGATACTAAGAAATAACACTGGATAAAGTCCGGAAATAAATAAATTTAATATATAAGCAGAATTGGAACCTGTAAATAAGTCATAGCGATTTATTTGGAATGTATATATAAGTCCAGCCCATCCAATGCATAAGAAAAATAATAGAAAATAATAATTTCTATCCGCGACCTGAATCTTCCATTGCTTCTTACCGTATTTAATTATATAATAAAATATAAATACATCCAATATAAATGCCAATCGATAGCCCCATTTCAGAACAATACCCATATCTTCTTGAATTACAAAACCCCATAGAAACTCCCAAACAATATTTCCACAGGCTATAAAGACGGGCATTTCAACGAATTGAATTGTTTTTGCTCTATAAATTAGTTCTCCATAGACATAAACCCAGAATATTACACCCACTAAGAGAAGAACATTTTCTGTTAGTGTAAATTTACCCAGATATTCTGGATTCGTTAATATTTTTTCAATCCATTCTTTCATATTATAGGCTCCAGTTTGTTGTTAAAGATGGAGGAATTTCAAATTTAGCTTTTTTGTCGTCATAATAATAATGATCCATTCCGACGAGCATAGCCTTGGAAAAATCTCCCACTACTTTCTGAAATCCTGATCTAGATGAAAATTCATGATCCAATTTGACGCCCAACTTAAATACTAGATCTTCAAAGAAAGCATGCCGCATAGGTGGAACATCCAAGATTTGACAATTCTCCGCACCCATAAGCTCGTGGAGTAATAGAATGGGCACTTCGTCAAAAATATTACCAGGTACCATATAATTATAAAAGTCTATCAAAGATTTGGTGAGAATCTTACCTGCTTCCGATTCTTCTCTCTGATCCAAAAATATTTCCATACCTAAAGAGTAAGCATTATCATATCCATCTGGATTTAATTCTGGGATAACACCAATTAAGTGCCCAACTACTCTCCAGAGATGCACATATGCATCTTTTTCTTCGGATGACAACTCAACACCAAGATCATTTAATCCTTCCACAATTAAACTAGAGAAAGATTGTAGTGTTCCTGCCATATCTTGTTGATTGATTGGGATTCCCAAATCAAGATCCCAGTTTCCAGATTTGGAAATAAAATATCGAATAGATGAATGCATCAATCGAACCTTTTGTGAAACTATAATTGCCGAGCCTTTATCGGAGAATCCATTTTCTTCGAGAACTGAAACAACAAATTGAGTTGTTTCCACTAGTCTTCTAATGATAGGTTTTAGGGCGCGATCTTTCTCAACCAATCTTCCAGTATGAACTAAGACTTCAGCACCTTTACCGCAAGTGTAAGCCATCGGCAACGATTTGAAACCCAATAACAGTAAGATAAAAGATCCGTATTTATGAAATATCGATTGTGCGATTGTAATTTTATCGAAGTCGATCCACTCAGGTAAATGGCTTGTGATTTTGAGAAATTCTGAAAATTCGTTGGTGCTAGCAAATACATCGTTGTTTTGAGTCAGTTTGTCAAAAAGTT of Leptospira sp. GIMC2001 contains these proteins:
- a CDS encoding transmembrane-type terpene cyclase; translated protein: MKEWIEKILTNPEYLGKFTLTENVLLLVGVIFWVYVYGELIYRAKTIQFVEMPVFIACGNIVWEFLWGFVIQEDMGIVLKWGYRLAFILDVFIFYYIIKYGKKQWKIQVADRNYYFLLFFLCIGWAGLIYTFQINRYDLFTGSNSAYILNLFISGLYPVLFLSIGDISKFSYGIAWTKFIGTAFFSWFLFLFFPDQPFVLVLAVLVFLADLYYVILFYNTRKQKI
- a CDS encoding oxygenase MpaB family protein translates to MKSRDWSIFRSQGDLIADQFLSKQLLGHPEQLDKAKELFDKLTQNNDVFASTNEFSEFLKITSHLPEWIDFDKITIAQSIFHKYGSFILLLLGFKSLPMAYTCGKGAEVLVHTGRLVEKDRALKPIIRRLVETTQFVVSVLEENGFSDKGSAIIVSQKVRLMHSSIRYFISKSGNWDLDLGIPINQQDMAGTLQSFSSLIVEGLNDLGVELSSEEKDAYVHLWRVVGHLIGVIPELNPDGYDNAYSLGMEIFLDQREESEAGKILTKSLIDFYNYMVPGNIFDEVPILLLHELMGAENCQILDVPPMRHAFFEDLVFKLGVKLDHEFSSRSGFQKVVGDFSKAMLVGMDHYYYDDKKAKFEIPPSLTTNWSL